The nucleotide sequence CCATAGGTTTGTCCTCCTTTTGCTTTTGGGAATTCGTTTTGTCTGGTAACTTAACGATCTCCCATAAGGAGGACTTTTTCAATATCAAAATTCATTAACTAAAAACCGTTTTTGGACAAGAGTGATTACTAATATTTTTTAATTAATTATTTATATTGAAAATGATATAAGGAATTAAAGCAGTTTAAGCAAGGAAGCAGAAATAATGTGTTAGGCGAGAGATAGGATTTAATAATTATAGAAAGGAGAATGGTCAATGGCTGAGTCTGAAAAATCCGAAGAGAGTAAGAAGAGATTGAACAGGCGTGAATTCCTGGTAGGGAGCGGGGCAGCGCTTGCAGCAGGTGCTATAGCAGCAGGTGTGCCTGGTACTGCAAAGGCCGCTATTAAGGAATCATTACCCAAATCCGAAGGATATATAGTGTATGACAGCAGGGTCTGCTGGGGATGTCAGAGCTGCATGTTTGCATGTTCTATGGCCCATTATGGAGAGGCAAACCCAGCATTGTCACGGATACAGATAATACGTGATGCCCCGTCATTTACGACCTACCCTAATGATATAGTCATGGCAGTATGCAGACAGTGCATAACCCCTGTATGTGTTGAAAACTGTCCTGTAGGAGCAGCCCATGTGGATACGGAGCATGGAAATGTAAGAGTAATAGACAGCAAGAAGTGCATTGGCTGTAAAAAATGTATCCAGATGTGCCCCCAGAGACCGCACAGGACTGTGTGGAACCCGATAATCAAGAAATCTACCAAGTGTGACCTGTGCATTGATACTCCTTTCTGGAGCAAAAAGGGCGGGCCTGGCGGAGAACCCGCATGTGTAACAAATTGTCCAGCAAAGGCCCTGAAGCTGGTTGATAAGGCCCCGACTCAGGAGGACACCAGAGGTTATGATGTTGATCTTGCGCCACCTGCCCCTAAGATGCCGTTTGGCCCTGGCGCAAAGAAACCGGCTGTGAAATCATAGGAAAGGAGAAAAAAATGGCAAACGGATTTACAGGAAAGATAGCGCGAGTCAATCTTACGACTAAGGAAATAAGCACAATAGATACTGAGAAATATGCGGAATTCGGCGGTGGGTACGGTATAGGTGCGGCCATATTCTGGGATCTTGCAGTTGCACCGGGAGAATGGGATTTGAAGGATCCCCACGATCCGCGTCATGTCCTTCCTATCATGACGGGTCGATTGGCGGCTACGGGCGTGCCCGGGGCCGGCAGAACCAGTGTCTGCGGTATCTGTCCGGAGACCTTTCCAACTCGGGAATTCCATCGCGGCAATTTTGGCGGCCGTTTTGCAACCATGTTGAAGCTAGCAGGTTGGGATGGAATAGTAATAGAAGGTATGTCAGAGAACCCTGTGTGGTTAAATATAATCAATGATCAGATCAAGATTGAGGACGGCAAGGAGTTATGGGGAAAGGATACATGGGAAACGCAGCAGCGAATAGCTTCAATGGTGGGAGGAAGGACTAGATACGGTGAGGACTGGCACCAGATTGGGGATGCCTATACAACGGCCAGGCCTCAGATCGTTTGCATCGGCCCAATTGGAGAAGCCAAATCCAGTCTGGCATCTTTGATTCACGGCAGCGGCTGCAGCAGCCTCGTCAGCGGCTATGGCTCGATTTTCGGGGCGAAGAAATTAAAGGCTATCAGCGTGACAGGGACTGGCAATGTGAAGATGGCTGATCCCAAGGGCGTCCTTGATGCGAGATTGGCCGATATGCAGACACCGATATCGTCAGGACAATTCGGTCCCGCAATACCCGGCAGTGGTTCCTGTAATCCCTGCCTCCGTGCCGACCGTCGACGCGACACATTATATGGCGGCGAAACCATGTGCACCAGTCAGTTGTGGCTGGGCGATCGTGGAACAGAAGCTGCAGACCGCGCTGCCGGAGCATTGATGAAATACGGAGCCAGTTCCTGGGCGGCTCATTTTACAGGAGCGTTCGAGTCGGACGTTCCCGATGCGCCGGAGTTTTTCCACCATAAAGTACCGATGGAAACAGGAATCGGCTGGTATCTGCGTTACCTCTATGAGCAGGGGGTGCTGGGTCCGGGTAAGCAGATCGAATCAGCTCCGCTGCCCATGGACCAATGGGGAGAGTTGGTCTTCCGCGAAGCGTTTCTTGATGCGATAGCCCGGCGCGAAGGGATCGGCGACGCCATAGCCGAAGGCGTCTGCGAAGCGGCCAAGAGATGGGGGAGGCTGGAACAGGACATGGAGAACGGCGCCCTGCGGTTCCCGGCCTGGGGGGCTACAGGGCATTGGACCATGCCGTACGTTGAATGGGCCTATAACTACCTGCTCGGAGCAGGAGATCCCAGTTGGCATGGGTTCAGCT is from Desulfatiglans sp. and encodes:
- a CDS encoding 4Fe-4S dicluster domain-containing protein, giving the protein MAESEKSEESKKRLNRREFLVGSGAALAAGAIAAGVPGTAKAAIKESLPKSEGYIVYDSRVCWGCQSCMFACSMAHYGEANPALSRIQIIRDAPSFTTYPNDIVMAVCRQCITPVCVENCPVGAAHVDTEHGNVRVIDSKKCIGCKKCIQMCPQRPHRTVWNPIIKKSTKCDLCIDTPFWSKKGGPGGEPACVTNCPAKALKLVDKAPTQEDTRGYDVDLAPPAPKMPFGPGAKKPAVKS